The segment TACGGAGCAGCTTTCCTCGCATAAAGAGATGAATCAATATTTCGTAAAAATTCAGCAGTTTATAGAAATGATGTATGTTTGGGATCCGCGTTTACACTTTAATAAGCTGCATGATTTAGTGAACTCAATACTGCGTTTGAAATTTATTAATGCTGGAATTAGAAAAAATCTTTTGACAATATTGGACGGAAAAATAAAAGAAGCATGCATGGATATGCAAATTAACACTTCCCATTTGCAGTTGCCCGACCTATCAAAGGATCATGGAATCTTGGACTATTTTCAAACATTGCTCGTTGTGTGGGCCACCGAGTTTCCCAACAAAAAATCTCAAAACTCTAAACTCATCATCAACGATATTTGTGATCGACTGAAAACTAGTTACCATTATGATTGGACGCTTCATGAAATGGCAGAGCATTCTCATTTAAGCCCCTCACACTTTGGTGTATTATTCAAAAGACAAACAGGAATGTCTCCTGTTAATTATGTGAATCATATACGGATTGAGCAGGCGAAAAAGCTGCTAAAGGATACGGATAAAAAGATATACGAGATTGCCGAAGCGGTCGGATTTGCGAACCTCCCGTATTTTACTCGATTATTTAAACAGACCGTAGGCTATTCCCCTAAAGAGTTTAGAAAGAGGCTTGGAATATGAGGATGCTCCGATGGTTGTCAAAGCTGTCCATTAGAATGAAGATGGTCATTGGTTTTATGAGTATAAGTTTAATTGCTGTTACGTTAATGGCTGTGTTTGCTCATAATAATTACAGCAGCGCGACGAAGCAGGACTTCTATTCCATTGCTGAACAGGCTGTCACCCGAACAAACTATCAGATGGATCTATATTTCTCCCAGCTGGAGCAATCGACCTATACGACCATAGCAGGCCCCATTACGAGTGGGGTCTCTTTAAATAGCCATGAAAGTGGACTCATCCAAAAATGGCTGAGCAAGAACAATTCGCTCACCAAGGCTGATACAAGAACCATTGAAAATATTTTGAATAAATACATCGCATTAAACTACTCAGAGATTGCCGGGATGTTCTTGGTCTCCAACGAAGGCGATTTAATTTCATCCACAGGCACGACCATATCCATTGAACATGTCATTAATGAGCCGTGGTTTTCTTCAAGTGATAGCAAAGAATCAAAAATCATTCCCACGTATTATACAAACTATAATTCTTCACGGAAAGATACAGCTATGATCTCACTAATCATTCCGATTTACAGTGTCGATACGGTTAAACAATCAGGTAAATTGATCATAAGCTTAAAATTAAGTGAAATCATTAATATTCTTGGACAGACGCAGCTGGGTGAAACAGGATATGTCTTTGTTGTTGCAGAAGATGGCACTATCGTTTTTCATCCGAACGCAAGCTGGATCGGTCAAAACATTAAGGATACCTCATTGCATCAACTTGATTTTACTGCGACTCGATCCATTCAATGGTTAAATGAAGAAGAACACTTGATTTCCTATCATGAATCGGAACAAACAGGGTGGAAGGTAATTGCCTTTGTGCCCTTTCATGAAATGGCAAGTGGTTTAATGATTGCAAGGAATTCTACCTTATTAGTAGCAATCATACTCTTCGTTTTAATAATGGTTCTCGTGCCGGTATTATCAAACGGATTGCTTCAGCCCATTATTCAACTGAAAAATTTAATGCTTAGAGTGCAAAATGGAGATCTGAAAGCACGTGCCGAATATATTCAAGGTGCAGACGAAATGCAGGTGCTGAATCTTA is part of the Paenibacillus algicola genome and harbors:
- a CDS encoding cache domain-containing sensor histidine kinase → MKMVIGFMSISLIAVTLMAVFAHNNYSSATKQDFYSIAEQAVTRTNYQMDLYFSQLEQSTYTTIAGPITSGVSLNSHESGLIQKWLSKNNSLTKADTRTIENILNKYIALNYSEIAGMFLVSNEGDLISSTGTTISIEHVINEPWFSSSDSKESKIIPTYYTNYNSSRKDTAMISLIIPIYSVDTVKQSGKLIISLKLSEIINILGQTQLGETGYVFVVAEDGTIVFHPNASWIGQNIKDTSLHQLDFTATRSIQWLNEEEHLISYHESEQTGWKVIAFVPFHEMASGLMIARNSTLLVAIILFVLIMVLVPVLSNGLLQPIIQLKNLMLRVQNGDLKARAEYIQGADEMQVLNLTFNKMAGNLDELINTVTDLRIREVQLQLKQKEALVQVLQNQINPHLLYNTLDIIKSIAYLEDVPMIEKMCANLASIYRYTAQLSKLEVELNEELDHVRKYLEIIHVRFTLHFQSEIYVNEKFLGARIVNFTIQPIVENAIKYAVEPLKGKAAVIISAYIEQDDLIIEIADNGPGMTACMLEDLNQKLQDITHSGLDKLTAADTVGLINVHTRIVLQYGREYGLSLTSFPERGTIVSMRIPFVDQGDERNISQ
- a CDS encoding response regulator transcription factor → MYSVMVVEDEPWIRSAIVKMVEQAGHEFQVVGEAETGEKAWNMIQEHWPILLITDIQMPDMDGLSLIQKIHEHHIPMAIVIISGFDNFQYAQQAIRYGVAEYLLKPVESEKLIDVIHRCTEQLSSHKEMNQYFVKIQQFIEMMYVWDPRLHFNKLHDLVNSILRLKFINAGIRKNLLTILDGKIKEACMDMQINTSHLQLPDLSKDHGILDYFQTLLVVWATEFPNKKSQNSKLIINDICDRLKTSYHYDWTLHEMAEHSHLSPSHFGVLFKRQTGMSPVNYVNHIRIEQAKKLLKDTDKKIYEIAEAVGFANLPYFTRLFKQTVGYSPKEFRKRLGI